DNA from Brassica napus cultivar Da-Ae chromosome C4, Da-Ae, whole genome shotgun sequence:
ATTTGGGAGTGTTTCATGTAGAAGTAATGGGAGCGCGTTGTTCGCAGATTACTTGTAATGCTAATGAGCAATGAGAGAAAGTCGACGAGCAAGGAGACTTTAATGTGTGAGAGGACGATCTCTCTTCATCTCTGGTCATTATTCTGTGCGATGACGGCCTCGTTTTCTCGCAAACTGATTCATgtgatatttgaaaattttgtagcGAAACTTCGTCGAGAGACGATAAGGTAGTGTTTTACGAGTGATATTTTTGCAGATTGTacgagaattttttttttctgttctgATATTTAGTGAAAGTTGTTTCGTGTAACTCATCGTTTTTTTTACGGAAGTTATTTCACTATGTTTTTCGGAAAAACAATTCGGAGGTTTTACGAGATACGCTCACGATATATTGGTTGCTTGAACACAACGAATTGGTTAACTAGCGGGATACCTGATCAACGAGTGAGGAGAAGGTCTTTTCCTTCTTGTGCTCGCTGCTATGTGCGTCGTTGATCTTGCGTTGTCGCaaattgtttttgatgcttttctGTGGTTCAATTGGTTCTACGGAAACTGGAAGCAACTCGTTTGTGTTTGAAGATGTCTCATataattttcagttttatacGAAACTCGTTTCGTTATGTTGAAAATTTATTTGCTTTAAGACTTTGGATAACCGTCGTGTTATTAGTAAGTCGTTCTTACAGGTTGTCTAAACGCACAATGGTGTTAAGAGATGCTGTAGAGTTTTTTCGAGCCTCCGTTGTTTGAAGCTTTGGTTCGTCGTTAGCATTTAaacgaattttagattgtcgttttTTCATTGGACAATTTCGTTGAGGCACTATATTGTCTAAGTTTTTATTGCATAAGGTTGTAAGTGTTTTCTTTGTCGGAAGCATTTTCTTGATTCCGAAACAAAAAGAATAGCTGTTTTTGTAGTCAACAGAACTATTGACGAGAAGATTGAAGCAATGAGGAGATTTCAATCCCCGGTCCAAGTCTTCGTACCGTTGGTTTTATGAACACTGATCAAGCAGGCTGTATATTGTTATAAGTCTCTAGAATGTTTATGAGTATTTTTTTACTCAACATGGTGgaatttagtaaaacttgatTACTTCTTTCGCATCAAAAGAATTTTATGAAAGCATCTAGGAGAAGTGGGAAACGGCACAAGGAAAGAGTGAAGTGGGTGAGGACATGATGTCATGTAAACGACGTACTGTGGCGAGTTACTCAGATCCTTGGGCGAACTGGTTTTGTTTCTAGGCTTTTTCATCTTCTTTCGTTTTCTGTTGATTGTTTAGTATGATATTGTTTGATTGTCTGAAGGTTGTTTTGTATAACGTTGAGTTTCAATTAGAAATACTAAAGTTATTTTGTAAGATGTTTTCAAGTTTAATTTTACTtctttcttaaaatgttgtcgAGACTATTCTATGAAATATGCTTCATAAAATGTTGCTGAGTTTATTTTACGAAATCCGTTTCGTAAAATAGAGTCaaatttaattttacgaaaaatatattgtaaaatgTGGTCGAGATTATTCTAGGAAAGCTGTTTCATAAAATGTTGTCTTTCTATTTTAAGAAGCCTTTTTGTAAAATGTTATTGAGTTTAATTTACAGGAgctgttttttaaaatattttcgagtttatttttacgaaaatcatttCATACAACCCGAGATTATTCTATGAATGTTGATTCGGAAAACTCTTGTTTCTGTAAAAGCTTTTGATATGATACTACGGAGAAGTTCTGTAATAAATACGATACTTTTGTTCATGATTCGAACTGATGACGAGGAAAGGTTCATAGTCATGAGTATAAGTTTTTGTAGAATTTGAAAGTCTAAGATACAAGCTGCGACGAGCTATAATATCGTGATTTCAAATTAGTCTGAATTGTTCTCATTTCAAAGGGTTGACCTTTGTGAGTTTTGGGAACTATGGACCTGATTCTAAGATTCTAAAGTTAGCGCAGTTAGCAAATGTCGGGAAATTTTGGAATTCATTGCGACAGAAGTGACACTTGAACGTTTCCAAAATCTTAAGTTTTGGAAGACGGTCTAGCAATGAGGGCTACGATCTCCTGCTTTGACTTGTTTTCGTCTTTATCAGCGGCTTTAGGTGAGCCATTCGAGAGAAAtcaactttttttgtttaaagctTTTTGGAAGACATACAGGAGTGAGGGATGTGTTCCATAATTTGCTTTGCTTCCTATTCTGCGAGCAATATAGGGTTTCTCAGTGACTTTGGTgacaaacaattttattttttccgaAGGCTTTTCGAAAAATGTCTTTGGCTGAACTTCTGAAACAAAATTTTACCCTTTTGCATGGAGATCTCTCTAATTTGCTAAAGATAAGAATATGCAGTTTCCCTTTTTGGGAGTAATATCACGATCTCGTTAACGACAACCAACATCTTCTCCAATTAGGTGTTTGGTGATTTGAGCATGAAAAATCAGGATTTCCCATAGAAGGCGCCAAAAAATTGGAGTTGAAACTCACACaaccaaaatttaaaagtgaaaagcGTACCTTGTTTGGGGAACCATAGTTTCAGCGATAAACATAACAAACACCCAAAACGAAAAAGACAAACATGAAGTAATGGAGAAGGAAGactgtttattaaaaaaactgcTGTGAGCACACAATCACTCCAATTCTCAAGATGTATATGTGCTTGAAACATCAGAGATCTGGCCACATTCAAAATAGGCTTATGTTTCTTCTTGATAACTGAGTTCTGCTTGGAGTTTCGGGACATGAATGACACGAGTGTGGTCATCGAGAATAGCAAGAAATTCTTGTATCCTTCAGCTGTTGGAACAGAGAATGACCCCCAAATGTCGAAATGAAGCAAGACAAAAGCATTATCACACATATTAGTGTTAGCAATATAAGGCAAATGCTTCAGCTTAGCGAGAGAAAATGGAGCAAATAAAATGTCCTTTATTTCTCTGTTGAATTCCAAGTATATCAGTTATGGAATCGACTTTAGCAATAGATGGGTGGCCTAGTATATTGTACTCCGTGAAGAAGTACTGGTGTGATTAGTGAACCTGGATTCTCCGAAGGATGAAGAACATAAGTAAGATCTGATGAAGAGCTCTCCATCGTACTAGAAGATGTAGAAGACATAGTCTTCGTGTTTTAATGAAGAACGATGACCGAGATATAAGTGAACTTTTAGAGATTttaaatatacacaaaatattttggatatctTGGGTACCCATCGAGTCTCGGATAGGACCCATACTTGAACAAAAACTCGCAGGTccaaaaaagtatataataGGTAATTTTCCATGGATCAGTACCCAGAACAAAACCTATATTTTTGGGGTGgtttcagcttttttttttgttcagataAAATGCTCAGacctaatttattttaaaagagtgtacatataaaatcttaaataaactaattcattgattatataattttaaaaaattcactTATTTGATATAATACAACTTTGAATCataatataatccaaaaaaaCCCGCACTTTCGAAGCGCAGATCAAAATTTAGTTGATCTTTATGCTCTACTACCATGAAATAGATAGAAATGCTTGTGTATATTGAGGTACATATCTCCTATATATTCATTGATgatcatttaaaaatttataactttaagtttatactaattaaaaagaaactacGCTTATGTGTCACTTAATTAGAATGTCAATTTAGTTTACGAGGCagcttaagaatcaattgaaaaaatgttGGTCCAAATCCAATTAGTAGATAACATTATATTAatccaaaatataagaagttttattctttttttaaataatagctATAGAATTACAAAAtgtgattaacatatatatgaaattaatgactatgaataataaaactttgataaaaattttgcatccttcttcatttttgtttaatttatattattaaaaaattaaataataacattaaccatataataaaaaaaaattagatttttcttatatgttatattttaagaaaatttaaaatgacttttaattataaaaatgaggaaaccttatagattatatttaaaattttttaaaacgactttaaattacaaaaatgaggaaaccttatatgttatattttcaatttttttaaatgactttaaattacaaaaatgtaaatttccttaagcatacgactaaaagcattaaaatgacatgtatcaattcgatggttgatatgaaatctttcaaaatcatatggaagataaatgtcaaaataattcaaatgtggaaacaatactgttcgttttttcaagaatgtgttcggtggaaaaaaaattaggtttttgtatcataatttgtttaatgtccaatccgatcaacacatctatactattatttgataagtgaatttgctgatttgttatattctccatgattttaggctGAGTcaataattttttcataaataatttttcgTATATAGTAAACAGTTTTGAAAACAAGATAATTACAATATTTTATCTATAcacaaaaattagaaattttcttatttattattatattaaaaaaaatcataggtGAGTCaatggttttaataaataattttaataatatttatattagataataaacagttttaagaaaatggaTAATTATTACCTACacaaatatttgatattatattattaaaattatatcacAAGATACTTCTCTTATATTTCATGAACGGAttattatatctatattttgatattaaaaagttatatatttttggattttgttgaTATAAAATCATCGGTAGCATATacagtttattattttaatttattagtgtttagtttaaaatatcttttttttttgaaattgaaaattttgctAATATGTGTTACAACCAACTGGTTACCACAAAATATCATGTCTATGTTCTACCAATACAAAGCAGTAACGTGTCCAAaagaaacatacaaaaaaacttgcaaagaaaaaaggatgaatattttaaaacataagagatcccataaatattttcaaaaacagtggtacatttattatttattgtaaatcatattttacaaataaaaataattattatatatatatatatatatatatatatattatgttatcattttctattataaaggttaaaaactaagataaaaacattttataattaaatattaataaacaaaaacatttatataaagatatttttaaaacatttgtaataTGTGAGTGTTAAAAAATTTGACTCAATAACAAgcatatattttgatgaaaagctttatcatatataaatattttgatgtttgatttaaacttTTCGAGAacatttgaattaataaaatataaacattcaTAAGACGATTATGCCCGCATATTCGGGCAAAACACctaatgatatattaattatagtttagttccacaatttttaataaaaattgatccggtccatcggaaagaaattatataataataacaaaaaatattgtatatgtataaataaaatgatcaaatatataaaaaaaattatcgataatatatacaaataaattcacTCTGCGTAAGACGCATGTTTTATCCAGTTAGAGTTCTTATACAAGAAAAAACGTTAGGGGATTTACACGGTTAGATAACTACAAAGTAATAGTTATCATTATCTTAATATTCTATATCCTTATCTCTATTAGTGTCTGGATTTGATCTCAGCTATATTTGAGTAGTTATGAATCTCCAAATCAATATTAAATACTGTATCAAACTAGGTGAACaacaccatttttttttttattaagtagTATAACTTTTAATTCGTATTACATTATTGTTTTGAGTGTTACAACGATACACTCTTAATGACTTAAATTCAGTTCTTAAACTTTGCCTCAAGGTCTTTGACAACATTGATATCCAACTGGAACGCTTGAGCAAGAACTTCTGGATTAATCGGAGGGTTTGATCCAAACACAGTATCTGCGATAGTGATGACACCAGCGTTCTGGCTACTTAATCCTGCAAAGGCCACCGCAGGAGTTTTTCCGACGTTCACTTGAAAATGGATCATTCCTATTGGGAACACGAACACATCCCCGGGATGCAAAGTTTTGGCGAATAGACGGTTATTGTCTTGATTGGAAGAGACAAAACCGACATATAATGTTCCCTCGATTAGGACAAGGATCTCAGTGCCACGTGGGTGCGTGTGGGGTGGGTTTTGGCCGTATGGCGCATAGTCTATGCGAACTAAGGATATTCCCATAGTGTTTAGCCCTGGAATCTGATCAACATTCACTGTTGTTACGTTGGATTTGACTTTATTATCGGTGTTGCCAGCCATGTTGAGGCCAGAGTAGAAAAAGTCTTCGGCCTTTGCTTGCTTCGGATCCTTACAGAATTTACCATTCACGAAGACTACACATGGAAACATCAAGtcaaaagttatatatatatatcgaaatATTTGATTCAATCATAATAAATGAAAAGAGTAAGTAGAGAATTAAGGAAATCA
Protein-coding regions in this window:
- the LOC106426553 gene encoding germin-like protein subfamily 1 member 13: MKVSQSIITIITLALVMPFGNAYDPSPLQDFCVAVNNLNNGVFVNGKFCKDPKQAKAEDFFYSGLNMAGNTDNKVKSNVTTVNVDQIPGLNTMGISLVRIDYAPYGQNPPHTHPRGTEILVLIEGTLYVGFVSSNQDNNRLFAKTLHPGDVFVFPIGMIHFQVNVGKTPAVAFAGLSSQNAGVITIADTVFGSNPPINPEVLAQAFQLDINVVKDLEAKFKN